In one window of Epinephelus fuscoguttatus linkage group LG20, E.fuscoguttatus.final_Chr_v1 DNA:
- the kcnj2a gene encoding inward rectifier potassium channel 2a, whose translation MGSVRASRYSIVSSEEDGMKLATMAVPNGYGNGKSKVHTRHQPQSRFVKKDGHCNVQFINVSEKGQRYLADIFTTCVDIRWRWMFIIFCLAFLLSWLFFGCVFWLVAIFHGDLENGAQKCVSNVSSFTAAFLFSIETQTTIGYGYRYVTDECPVAVFMVVFQSIVGCIIDAFIIGAVMAKMAKPKKRNETLVFSHNATVAMRDNKLCLMWRVGNLRKSHLVEAHVRAQLLKSRMTAEGEYIPLDQMDIDVGFDSGVDRIFLVSPITIVHEIDEDSPFYDMSKQDLENSEFEIVVILEGMVEATAMTTQCRSSYVASEILWGHRFEPVLFEEKNYYKVDYSRFHKTYEVPSTPLCSARDLAEKKYILSNSNSFCYENEMALENKEDTDEGNGGSVGPDGTQTDNISETEHSQATVPLEPRPLRRESEI comes from the coding sequence ATGGGAAGCGTGCGAGCCAGTCGCTACAGCATTGTGTCATCAGAGGAGGACGGCATGAAGCTTGCCACTATGGCAGTACCCAACGGCTACGGGAACGGCAAGAGCAAGGTGCACACGAGGCACCAGCCACAGAGCAGATTTGTAAAGAAGGACGGTCACTGCAACGTGCAGTTCATCAACGTGAGCGAGAAAGGTCAGCGGTACTTGGCTGACATCTTCACAACGTGCGTGGACATCCGCTGGAGGTGGATGTTCATCATCTTCTGCCTCGCCTTCCTGCTGTCGTGGCTGTTCTTTGGCTGCGTCTTCTGGCTGGTGGCCATCTTTCACGGGGACTTAGAGAATGGCGCCCAGAAGTGCGTCTCCAACGTCAGCAGCTTCACCGCTGCCTTCCTGTTCTCCATTGAGACTCAAACCACTATTGGCTACGGCTACAGATACGTGACAGACGAGTGCCCTGTCGCCGTCTTCATGGTGGTTTTCCAAAGCATCGTTGGCTGCATTATCGATGCTTTCATCATCGGCGCTGTCATGGCGAAAATGGCGAAACCCAAGAAGAGGAATGAGACTTTGGTTTTCAGCCATAACGCCACAGTGGCCATGAGGGACAACAAGCTCTGCCTGATGTGGCGTGTGGGCAACTTGAGGAAGAGCCACCTGGTCGAGGCACACGTCCGGGCACAACTTCTAAAGTCCCGGATGACAGCAGAGGGGGAGTACATCCCCCTCGACCAGATGGACATAGATGTGGGCTTTGACAGTGGAGTCGACCGCATCTTCCTGGTCTCTCCAATCACTATCGTCCACGAGATCGACGAGGACAGCCCCTTCTACGACATGAGCAAACAGGACCTGGAGAACTCAGAGTTTGAAATCGTGGTCATCCTGGAGGGCATGGTCGAGGCGACCGCCATGACCACGCAGTGCCGCAGCTCCTACGTCGCCAGTGAGATCCTCTGGGGCCATCGGTTTGAGCCCGTGCTCTTCGAGGAGAAGAACTACTACAAGGTGGACTACTCCCGCTTCCATAAGACATACGAGGTGCCGAGCACCCCGCTGTGCAGCGCCAGAGACCTCGCAGAGAAAAAATACATTCTTTCAAACTCCAACTCCTTCTGCTACGAAAACGAGATGGCACTGGAGAACAAAGAGGACACGGACGAGGGGAACGGGGGCAGCGTTGGGCCCGACGGCACCCAGACAGACAATATCTCAGAGACTGAGCACAGCCAAGCAACGGTGCCGCTGGAGCCCCGGCCTCTGAGACGAGAATCAGAAATATGA
- the kcnj16 gene encoding inward rectifier potassium channel 16, whose product MQKQYKSVSPSDDITVKTENGPQPKKHRYIRKEGSCNVVFRHVPEEWLLFVTDIFTTLVEIRWRVMFLIFALSYILSWLFFGILFWVIALTHGDARRPSEEHCVYEVRSFTAAFLFSLETQTTIGYGFRGMSENCMIAIIIVTIQDVISCFIDTFVIGIVVAKMASARKRAQTVGFSNSAVINLRDGYLTLSWRVGDFRRHHLVEGTACAQIVRTTVHATGKRDVTYEDLVIQQRDIIVATPTTIFHRIQPGSPLYKMSLEDLRKSDFELVVSFTYTDDSTGILHQTRTSYTPPEILWGHLFQEMIRVTRRHYTVDYTLFNHTAKVLVPVVSAEEYERQKRLRPSPRHSPRHSPRCSPRHSPRSSPRPSPKQQQNHQEKLLTPPTVTVEMVNNSCPEPTVSTSAENQHQDTLTLPNDLTNTEI is encoded by the coding sequence ATGCAGAAACAATATAAATCAGTGAGCCCCTccgatgacatcactgtgaagACTGAGAATGGACCTCAACCAAAGAAACACCGCTACATACGCAAAGAAGGCAGCTGTAACGTTGTGTTCCGCCATGTTCCTGAGGAGTGGCTGCTGTTTGTGACCGACATCTTCACCACCTTGGTGGAGATCAGATGGAGGGTGATGTTCCTGATCTTTGCCCTGTCTTACATCCTGTCCTGGCTCTTCTTTGGCATTCTCTTCTGGGTCATTGCTCTCACTCATGGTGATGCCAGAAGGCCCTCAGAAGAACACTGCGTGTATGAGGTGCGCAGCTTCACAGCTGCCTTTCTCTTCTCGCTTGAAACTCAAACGACCATTGGCTATGGTTTCAGAGGAATGTCCGAGAACTGCATGATTGCCATCATCATTGTCACCATACAGGATGTCATCAGCTGCTTCATCGACACGTTTGTCATTGGAATTGTTGTTGCCAAAATGGCCTCTGCCAGGAAGAGGGCGCAGACGGTGGGCTTCAGCAACAGCGCTGTCATCAATCTACGCGATGGTTACTTGACTCTGTCCTGGAGAGTTGGGGACTTTCGCAGACACCACCTGGTGGAAGGGACAGCTTGCGCTCAGATCGTCCGCACTACGGTGCACGCCACAGGGAAAAGGGACGTGACATACGAAGATCTGGTCATCCAGCAGAGGGACATTATCGTGGCCACACCTACCACCATCTTCCACAGGATCCAACCTGGCAGCCCGCTGTACAAGATGAGTTTGGAGGATCTGCGGAAGTCAGACTTTGAGTTGGTGGTGTCTTTCACCTACACGGACGACTCCACGGGTATTCTGCATCAGACCCGAACCTCGTACACTCCACCTGAAATTCTCTGGGGCCACCTGTTCCAGGAGATGATCAGGGTCACCAGGAGGCACTACACGGTGGATTATACCTTGTTCAATCACACTGCTAAGGTGCTGGTGCCTGTGGTCAGCGCTGAGGAGTACGAACGGCAGAAGCGCCTGCGGCCTTCTCCAAGACATTCCCCTCGACATTCACCCCGATGTTCCCCACGACATTCGCCTCGATCCTCCCCACGCCCCTCtccaaaacagcagcaaaaccaTCAAGAAAAACTTCTGACACCTCCGACAGTAACTGTGGAGATGGTGAATAACAGTTGCCCTGAACCAACGGTTTCAACGTCAGCAGAAAATCAACATCAAGACACGTTGACTTTGCCAAATGACCtgacaaatacagaaatataa